In Oleiharenicola lentus, the following are encoded in one genomic region:
- a CDS encoding response regulator codes for MSHASRKIRILLVDDHIVLRMGLVTAANGEPDMEVVAEADNGLDALQAYRQHRPDVVVLDLRMPGMGGTEVIRRLRDDFGDVCVLVFSNYASGEEVFQAFRAGARGFVVKDMPLERLLEAIRRVHAGEQYIPPEISSRMSGRVISQLSSREVEVLSLVAKGLSNKEIAARLDLVEGTVKVHLTNILGKLRVADRTQAILAGVKQGIIQLE; via the coding sequence ATGAGCCACGCGAGCCGCAAAATCCGGATCCTGCTCGTGGACGACCACATCGTCCTGCGCATGGGCCTGGTCACGGCCGCCAACGGCGAGCCGGACATGGAAGTCGTGGCCGAGGCCGACAACGGGCTTGATGCGCTCCAAGCCTACCGGCAGCACCGGCCCGACGTGGTGGTGCTCGACCTGCGGATGCCGGGCATGGGCGGCACCGAGGTGATCCGCCGGCTGCGCGATGATTTCGGCGACGTGTGCGTGCTCGTCTTCAGCAACTATGCGAGCGGGGAGGAGGTCTTCCAGGCCTTCCGCGCCGGCGCGCGCGGGTTTGTGGTGAAGGACATGCCGCTGGAGCGCCTGCTCGAGGCGATCCGGCGGGTGCACGCCGGCGAGCAATACATCCCGCCGGAGATCTCGTCGCGCATGAGCGGCCGCGTGATCTCCCAGCTCTCCTCGCGCGAGGTCGAGGTGCTCTCGCTGGTCGCGAAAGGACTCAGCAACAAGGAAATTGCCGCCCGGCTCGACCTGGTGGAGGGCACGGTGAAGGTCCATCTCACCAACATTCTCGGCAAATTGCGCGTGGCGGACCGCACGCAGGCGATCCTCGCCGGCGTGAAGCAGGG